In Marivirga salinae, a single window of DNA contains:
- a CDS encoding Crp/Fnr family transcriptional regulator, with product MNIAQYIKKHIDKNFNEGDLPFRTSKKSVTVGHTLCDFGEIENCIYFLIDGIAQVNIMNSKGDVRIIDFFFPENFFCSYTSLIQSTPSDVQIVATTNCELEVVENSELQLAYKNSLLANKLGRYETEKLYLKKVKREKDLLTKTREEIYLELINNKSEIIHQLPIDSIAKYLGIHPESLSRIRKKKTKSN from the coding sequence ATGAATATAGCCCAATATATAAAAAAACATATCGATAAAAACTTCAATGAAGGAGACTTACCCTTCCGCACGTCAAAGAAGAGTGTTACTGTCGGTCATACTTTGTGCGATTTTGGTGAAATTGAAAATTGCATTTACTTTTTGATTGATGGTATAGCTCAAGTCAATATAATGAACTCCAAAGGAGATGTAAGAATAATTGATTTTTTCTTTCCGGAAAACTTCTTTTGCTCCTACACATCTTTAATTCAATCCACCCCTTCAGATGTTCAAATAGTAGCTACAACCAACTGTGAATTAGAGGTAGTTGAAAATTCAGAATTACAGCTTGCGTATAAAAATTCTTTATTAGCCAACAAATTAGGTCGATATGAAACGGAGAAACTCTATTTAAAGAAAGTGAAAAGAGAAAAAGACCTATTAACTAAGACAAGGGAAGAAATTTACTTAGAACTCATTAATAACAAATCTGAGATTATTCACCAACTTCCAATTGACTCCATCGCAAAATACCTTGGTATTCATCCTGAAAGCTTAAGTAGGATTAGAAAGAAAAAAACAAAGTCAAACTAA
- a CDS encoding helix-turn-helix domain-containing protein, with amino-acid sequence MPKAYKLYSNTEILQRIGKALKDRRKFKGITQEEPSFQTGYDRGTIVRLESSGKDSLVVLIEISRHLDMLDSVVDAIDR; translated from the coding sequence ATGCCAAAGGCATACAAACTCTATTCAAATACAGAAATTCTTCAAAGAATCGGTAAAGCACTTAAAGACAGAAGAAAATTCAAAGGTATCACTCAGGAAGAACCCTCCTTTCAAACGGGCTATGATAGAGGAACAATAGTTCGTTTAGAATCAAGTGGTAAGGATTCCCTAGTGGTTCTAATTGAAATCTCAAGACATTTAGACATGCTGGATAGTGTAGTTGATGCAATAGATAGGTGA
- a CDS encoding LysE family translocator, protein MSGIENYLGFLLAGIIMNLTPGADSIYIITRSVAQGKKAGIYSVLGIGSGAIIHVVLAAFGLSVILAKSILLFNIVKWTGAAYLIYLGIRTLIDKSNIFDNEKTEFEKIDLWKIYRQGFLTNVLNPKVAIFFMSLLPQFIKPEYVNSSIPFLILGGTFLLTGTIWCLFLAYSASFMTDTLRSNDRIGKIMKKVSGYVFIGLGLQLIFKRNG, encoded by the coding sequence ATGAGCGGAATTGAAAACTATTTAGGATTTTTATTAGCAGGAATTATTATGAATCTGACACCAGGAGCTGATTCAATTTACATAATTACCCGCAGTGTTGCTCAAGGGAAAAAAGCAGGAATATATTCTGTACTCGGAATCGGAAGTGGAGCCATTATACACGTTGTACTTGCTGCTTTTGGGTTATCTGTAATCTTAGCTAAATCAATTCTACTTTTTAATATCGTAAAATGGACTGGAGCTGCTTATCTTATTTATTTAGGTATTAGAACACTCATTGACAAATCCAACATATTTGACAACGAAAAAACCGAATTTGAAAAAATTGACTTATGGAAAATATATCGTCAAGGATTTCTGACTAATGTGTTAAACCCAAAAGTTGCTATCTTTTTTATGTCTCTATTACCTCAATTCATTAAACCTGAATATGTAAATAGTTCTATTCCTTTTCTAATTTTAGGCGGGACATTTTTACTCACTGGAACAATTTGGTGCTTATTTTTAGCTTATTCAGCATCTTTTATGACAGATACTTTACGGAGTAATGATAGAATTGGAAAAATAATGAAAAAAGTAAGCGGATACGTATTTATTGGATTGGGACTTCAGCTTATATTCAAAAGAAACGGATAA
- a CDS encoding alpha/beta hydrolase: MIYKMLKRPFFGQFMVKWKNPLSAEKKSEWQKVSTKSDSGGTLFGLFAKSLVPNAKATIVLGHPMGKEAKGYFLKSGYADFLRSNGYNILAFDLNGFGESTNGNFSYFEDIISIGQKAKNLTPDLPIGYHGVSLGGQWATISFADNNHCYDFAIIESAATTLDEFWIHFPIAYKALKILNVLMPKYRRKINMVERIKEATKLKNILFIYSHSDNWSPVEMGERFMKNCPVPSELWTVSEAKHAQIMKSEFAESYKKKIVSYFDDSIGKVSSFS, translated from the coding sequence ATGATATACAAAATGCTTAAAAGACCTTTTTTTGGTCAATTTATGGTAAAATGGAAAAACCCTCTTTCAGCTGAAAAAAAATCAGAATGGCAAAAAGTCTCAACAAAAAGTGATTCAGGAGGGACGCTTTTTGGATTGTTTGCAAAATCGCTTGTTCCTAATGCAAAGGCTACAATAGTACTAGGCCATCCAATGGGAAAGGAAGCTAAGGGCTACTTTCTAAAGAGTGGCTATGCTGATTTCTTAAGATCGAATGGATATAATATTTTAGCTTTCGACCTAAATGGCTTTGGAGAAAGTACAAATGGAAATTTTTCCTACTTTGAGGACATCATTAGCATTGGTCAAAAAGCAAAAAATCTAACCCCTGATTTACCAATAGGATATCACGGAGTTTCACTGGGTGGGCAATGGGCAACAATTTCCTTTGCCGACAACAACCATTGTTATGATTTTGCAATAATAGAAAGTGCAGCAACAACATTAGATGAATTTTGGATTCATTTTCCAATTGCATACAAAGCCTTGAAAATATTGAACGTCCTAATGCCAAAATATCGAAGAAAAATTAATATGGTGGAACGAATTAAAGAAGCTACCAAATTAAAAAATATTTTGTTCATTTATTCGCACTCAGATAACTGGTCACCTGTAGAAATGGGGGAAAGATTCATGAAAAATTGTCCTGTTCCTTCTGAATTGTGGACAGTTAGCGAAGCTAAGCATGCGCAAATTATGAAGTCTGAGTTTGCTGAAAGCTATAAAAAGAAAATAGTAAGCTATTTTGATGATAGCATTGGAAAAGTATCATCCTTTAGTTAA
- a CDS encoding Crp/Fnr family transcriptional regulator yields MNELSNLLEKTIGLTEKEWEEFSKHLIRKEYKSNTVLLEEGKTAKTLYFIESGLLRTYKNLEDKEVTTYFACDSQFITVFSSFLNQIKSLENLEVIEDSIVYELSFHNLIQLYKESSKFEKFGRILAERNHICALERSLTMQTKTARHKYLYFLENYDKKIAQRVPQHQIASFLGIAPESLSRVRKEISIS; encoded by the coding sequence ATGAACGAACTAAGTAACTTATTAGAAAAAACAATCGGATTAACAGAAAAGGAATGGGAAGAATTTTCCAAACATTTAATTCGAAAAGAGTATAAATCGAATACTGTTTTACTTGAGGAAGGGAAAACAGCAAAGACCTTGTATTTTATTGAATCTGGACTATTACGAACATATAAAAACTTAGAGGATAAAGAGGTTACCACATATTTCGCTTGCGACAGTCAATTTATTACAGTGTTTAGTAGCTTTTTAAATCAAATAAAATCTTTAGAAAATTTAGAAGTAATTGAAGACAGTATCGTTTATGAATTATCATTTCATAACTTGATTCAACTATACAAAGAATCTTCAAAATTTGAAAAATTCGGAAGAATTTTAGCTGAGAGAAATCATATATGTGCATTAGAAAGAAGTTTAACAATGCAGACAAAAACAGCGAGACATAAGTACTTATATTTTTTGGAAAATTACGATAAGAAAATTGCCCAAAGAGTTCCTCAACATCAAATCGCCAGCTTTCTTGGAATTGCCCCAGAGTCTTTAAGTCGAGTTAGGAAAGAGATTTCTATTTCTTAA
- a CDS encoding PAS domain S-box protein: MSKLNSENNNFLYFNPIPSWIYDLENFHVQDVNQAALDHYGYLREEFLNLNLTDLIPLTELEKVKKSHTELEEKDSNIFFGTIGHYKKNHELIQMEVSGLKIEYEGLNCMLVSCQDVTEKQNYIKRLKESEERLKAATAIANLGYWRLELDANTLSWTDEVYRIWGRERDSFELNYESFYQTIHPNDRRAFDEEQQDSFAGIKDHEIVHRILLPDGNIRWVHELGRLIKNEKGKPIAFEGTVQDVTQSKNEEQRLKLLESVVTNTNDAILITEAEPLDEPGPRIIYVNEAFTKMTGYSAEEVIGKTPRILQGPDSDKKELARLGKALRNWKSCEVTTLNYKKNGEEFWINFTISPVANENGWYTHWVAIERDVTEQKLKEIEKELLGRISLNFKIENDLTTSTKELCKTVNQFGKFDFVEIWIPNIENSKIQLIAKHVRTSFGNVFYKNSKAVKSTSIAEGLQGTVMQKRTSILWKDVNINEDFVRKEAAKKAGIETVLGIPLFFDKKVIGVLVIGTQNEISYLKKYVKIFEQFQKFIGSEISRKKLENDLSHLYQAVPDILCLADFKGRFQKMNKAGCHLLGYSEEEILYRNFVEFSHPEDQNILSNALTKLNKGKTSIKFENRYLSKNGSIIWLSWTCNSDVKEGLIYATAKNITEEKKLKELNRQANTLAKIGSWEIDVLQEKIFWSDMVHQLHETDSRTFVPQIDGVINFYREDFREMVKSCRDNCIEFGLDFDFEAILVTANKNERWVRAIGTAELIDGECKRLYGSFQDIHDQKEAEVRLQSLADNLPGVVFQYILLPDGTDTLKYVTNGAKQVWGFRPEEIVQNNELVWNQIKAGGNFDEVQKSIQESIRSKSKWTARWKYVLPSGEFRTHLGYGAPYFLSDGSISFNSVILDITQEAKNEELLEQATSMAKIGSWELEMVNQNEDSMYWSPMTKDILEVDDNYNPSLTGGFEFYVEESKQLIQKAVDELIKDGKEFDEELLIITGSGKEKWIRCIGKSERTQGSCVKIFGSFQDINKAKSLEFQISEILGSISDAFYALDNHWNFTYFNKAAERLLKLEAANVIGKSIWEIFPSSINTPLEKIYHQVTKTGTPETFEYYFPGDGKWYEINAYPSRTGLSSFFKNIDDRRKAAEDLRKAYEEKNTILESIGDAFIAIDKNWIVTYWNKAAEEFIGRKREEIIGENLWDVFPDAIDTVFYEQYHKAVETNESITFEEYYSTIGKWFDITAYPSDEGLTIYFKDISLRKEADIRLQKANERFEKVTEATNDAIWDWDIENNTFYRSEAIDNFFGNDTAKKLSEEEFWKDKFHPEDLDYVKETVNNCLNDPLCDRLETQYRVINAQNKIVFVKDRALIVRNSDGKAIRMLGAMTDITERKNFEQKLLELNSSLKKYTKELELSNEELEQFAYIASHDLQEPLRMVSSFMDLLSKKYEDSLDEKALQYIYFATDGAKRMKKIILDLLEYSRAGKFDAAPVKINMNKITEDYQVLRKKLIAEKNAVIKIDNLPTIQSYTAPLTQTIHSLMDNAIRYSKDDLKPRIRIFSQELDEYWQIGVEDNGIGIDPQFFDKIFVIFQRLHNKNKYTGTGVGLSIAKKHVESWGGKIWLESSVGKGSTFYFTIPKKSKNEKL; encoded by the coding sequence ATGAGTAAACTTAATTCCGAAAATAACAATTTCTTATACTTCAATCCTATACCCTCATGGATTTACGATTTGGAGAACTTTCATGTTCAAGATGTTAATCAAGCAGCTTTAGATCATTATGGTTACTTAAGGGAAGAATTTTTAAACCTAAACTTAACAGATTTAATACCTCTAACTGAACTTGAGAAAGTAAAGAAATCACATACAGAATTAGAAGAAAAAGATAGTAACATTTTTTTTGGAACAATTGGTCATTATAAAAAGAACCACGAACTAATCCAGATGGAGGTTAGCGGACTGAAAATTGAATATGAAGGGCTGAATTGTATGCTTGTATCATGTCAAGATGTGACTGAAAAGCAAAATTACATTAAAAGACTAAAGGAATCTGAGGAAAGATTAAAAGCTGCCACAGCTATAGCTAATCTTGGCTATTGGAGGTTGGAATTGGATGCCAATACTCTTTCATGGACTGATGAGGTCTACAGGATTTGGGGTAGAGAGCGGGATAGTTTTGAGCTTAATTATGAAAGCTTTTACCAAACTATCCATCCCAATGATCGAAGAGCTTTTGATGAAGAACAACAAGATTCTTTTGCAGGGATAAAAGATCATGAAATTGTGCACAGAATTCTTTTGCCAGATGGGAACATACGTTGGGTGCATGAGTTGGGTCGATTAATTAAAAATGAAAAGGGAAAGCCTATAGCTTTTGAGGGTACTGTTCAAGATGTAACGCAAAGTAAAAATGAAGAACAAAGATTAAAACTTCTGGAGAGTGTAGTAACTAATACGAATGATGCAATTTTAATTACTGAAGCAGAACCCCTAGATGAGCCTGGTCCTAGAATTATTTATGTAAATGAAGCATTCACTAAAATGACAGGCTATTCAGCAGAGGAAGTAATTGGGAAAACGCCACGAATTTTACAAGGACCTGATTCGGACAAAAAGGAGTTAGCCAGGCTAGGAAAGGCACTACGTAATTGGAAAAGTTGTGAAGTTACTACCTTAAATTATAAAAAAAACGGGGAAGAATTTTGGATCAATTTCACTATTTCGCCAGTTGCTAACGAAAACGGCTGGTACACCCATTGGGTGGCAATAGAGCGGGATGTAACTGAACAAAAGCTTAAAGAGATAGAAAAAGAACTTTTAGGAAGAATCAGCTTGAATTTTAAAATTGAAAATGACCTAACCACTTCTACTAAGGAATTATGTAAAACTGTAAATCAATTTGGTAAGTTCGATTTTGTAGAAATATGGATACCTAATATTGAAAATTCTAAAATCCAACTGATTGCCAAACATGTAAGGACCAGTTTTGGTAATGTTTTTTATAAAAACAGCAAAGCCGTAAAATCCACTTCTATTGCTGAAGGATTACAAGGCACGGTAATGCAAAAACGAACATCCATTCTTTGGAAAGATGTTAATATTAATGAAGATTTTGTTCGTAAAGAAGCTGCCAAGAAAGCTGGTATTGAAACAGTACTAGGAATACCACTATTCTTTGATAAAAAAGTTATAGGAGTGCTTGTGATCGGTACTCAAAACGAAATCTCATATTTAAAAAAGTATGTAAAGATATTTGAACAATTTCAGAAATTTATTGGCTCAGAAATAAGTAGAAAAAAGCTTGAGAATGATTTAAGTCATCTTTATCAAGCTGTCCCTGATATTTTATGTTTAGCTGATTTTAAGGGGAGGTTTCAGAAAATGAACAAAGCAGGTTGTCATTTATTGGGATATTCAGAGGAAGAAATCCTATATCGTAATTTTGTTGAATTTTCACACCCTGAGGATCAAAATATTTTAAGTAATGCGCTTACAAAATTAAATAAGGGAAAAACCTCAATTAAATTCGAAAATCGTTATTTATCCAAAAATGGTAGTATTATTTGGTTAAGCTGGACTTGTAATTCAGATGTAAAGGAGGGGTTGATTTATGCTACAGCAAAAAATATAACAGAAGAAAAAAAGCTTAAGGAATTGAACCGACAAGCTAACACACTTGCCAAAATTGGAAGCTGGGAAATAGATGTTTTACAAGAAAAGATATTTTGGTCTGACATGGTTCATCAATTGCATGAAACAGATTCAAGAACTTTTGTACCACAAATAGATGGCGTAATTAATTTTTACAGAGAGGATTTTCGTGAAATGGTTAAGTCATGTAGGGATAATTGCATTGAATTCGGGCTAGACTTTGATTTTGAAGCTATTTTAGTTACTGCTAATAAAAATGAGCGATGGGTGAGGGCTATTGGTACAGCTGAATTAATAGATGGAGAATGCAAAAGGCTTTATGGTAGTTTTCAGGATATTCATGATCAAAAGGAAGCAGAAGTGCGTTTGCAATCTTTAGCTGATAATTTACCTGGTGTAGTTTTTCAATATATTTTGTTACCTGATGGAACGGACACATTGAAATATGTAACGAATGGTGCAAAACAAGTGTGGGGTTTTCGACCAGAAGAGATAGTTCAAAACAATGAATTAGTCTGGAATCAAATTAAAGCGGGGGGAAATTTCGATGAGGTACAGAAAAGTATTCAAGAATCCATTCGGTCAAAATCAAAATGGACTGCGAGATGGAAGTATGTTTTACCGAGTGGTGAATTTAGAACTCATTTAGGTTATGGCGCTCCATACTTTTTATCTGATGGATCGATTTCCTTTAATTCTGTGATTTTAGATATCACCCAAGAAGCCAAAAATGAAGAGCTTTTAGAACAGGCAACATCAATGGCAAAGATTGGCAGTTGGGAACTAGAGATGGTCAACCAAAATGAGGACTCCATGTATTGGTCACCGATGACTAAAGATATTTTAGAAGTTGATGACAACTACAACCCGTCACTAACAGGAGGGTTTGAGTTTTATGTTGAAGAAAGTAAGCAATTAATACAAAAAGCGGTTGATGAGTTAATAAAGGATGGGAAAGAATTTGATGAAGAGCTGCTCATTATAACGGGATCAGGAAAGGAAAAATGGATAAGATGTATAGGTAAAAGTGAACGAACGCAAGGCTCATGTGTTAAAATATTCGGAAGTTTTCAAGATATTAATAAAGCTAAATCTTTAGAATTTCAAATAAGTGAAATATTGGGCAGTATATCAGATGCTTTTTATGCCTTGGATAACCACTGGAATTTCACATATTTTAACAAAGCAGCGGAAAGATTATTGAAATTAGAAGCGGCAAATGTAATTGGGAAAAGTATATGGGAAATTTTCCCTAGTTCAATTAACACACCGCTAGAAAAGATTTATCATCAGGTTACCAAAACAGGTACACCTGAAACTTTTGAATATTATTTTCCTGGCGATGGAAAATGGTATGAAATAAATGCTTACCCATCTAGGACTGGGTTATCATCCTTTTTCAAAAATATTGATGATCGAAGAAAAGCTGCGGAAGACTTAAGAAAGGCATATGAAGAGAAAAACACAATATTGGAAAGTATTGGAGATGCTTTTATTGCAATCGATAAAAACTGGATCGTCACCTACTGGAATAAAGCTGCTGAGGAATTTATAGGGCGTAAAAGAGAAGAGATTATAGGAGAAAATTTGTGGGATGTATTTCCAGATGCTATTGATACTGTATTTTATGAGCAGTACCATAAAGCTGTAGAAACCAATGAGTCAATCACTTTTGAAGAATATTATTCAACTATTGGGAAATGGTTTGATATAACAGCTTACCCTTCTGATGAAGGCTTAACTATTTATTTTAAAGACATTTCATTAAGAAAGGAAGCAGATATTCGGCTACAAAAAGCTAATGAAAGATTTGAGAAAGTGACCGAAGCCACCAATGATGCTATTTGGGATTGGGATATTGAAAATAATACTTTTTATAGGTCAGAAGCAATAGACAACTTTTTTGGCAACGATACTGCAAAAAAACTTTCCGAGGAAGAATTTTGGAAAGATAAATTTCATCCAGAAGATCTTGATTATGTAAAGGAAACTGTAAATAATTGTTTAAATGATCCTTTATGTGACCGATTGGAAACACAGTATCGAGTTATTAATGCTCAAAATAAAATTGTATTTGTTAAAGACCGTGCTTTGATTGTTCGTAATAGTGATGGGAAAGCTATTAGAATGCTAGGGGCTATGACAGATATTACTGAGCGTAAGAACTTTGAACAAAAATTATTAGAACTCAATAGCTCCTTAAAAAAATATACTAAAGAGCTTGAACTATCGAATGAAGAATTAGAGCAGTTTGCTTATATCGCCTCTCATGATTTACAGGAACCTTTGCGCATGGTTTCAAGTTTTATGGATCTATTGAGTAAAAAATACGAGGATAGCCTAGATGAAAAAGCACTGCAGTATATTTATTTTGCAACTGATGGGGCTAAGCGTATGAAGAAGATTATTTTAGATTTATTAGAATATTCTAGGGCAGGAAAATTTGATGCTGCTCCTGTCAAAATAAACATGAATAAAATTACAGAAGATTACCAAGTATTAAGGAAAAAACTAATTGCTGAAAAAAATGCTGTTATAAAAATTGATAACTTACCGACCATTCAATCCTATACTGCTCCATTAACACAAACCATTCATAGTCTTATGGATAATGCTATAAGATATAGTAAAGACGACCTCAAGCCTAGAATTCGTATCTTTTCTCAGGAATTGGATGAGTATTGGCAGATTGGTGTGGAAGATAATGGAATTGGAATAGACCCGCAGTTTTTTGATAAAATATTTGTCATTTTTCAACGACTACATAATAAAAATAAATACACCGGCACAGGTGTTGGACTATCAATTGCTAAAAAGCATGTGGAATCATGGGGAGGTAAAATATGGCTAGAATCTTCAGTAGGGAAAGGGTCTACTTTTTATTTTACAATACCAAAGAAAAGTAAAAATGAAAAATTATGA
- a CDS encoding response regulator, protein MKEAHILLVEDNEGDIFLTLNAFEECKIKAEISVARNGQEALDFLFQKNNDQNSQLPDLILLDINLPIFTGHDILQQIKEDTDLKKIPVIMLTTSSNPKDINKAYENHCNSYVEKPLDMDEFLNAILKIEEFWLQLSTLPKS, encoded by the coding sequence ATGAAAGAAGCACATATTTTATTAGTTGAGGATAATGAGGGAGATATATTTCTTACCTTAAATGCTTTTGAAGAATGTAAAATTAAAGCGGAAATCAGTGTTGCTCGAAATGGGCAGGAAGCATTAGATTTTTTATTTCAAAAAAATAATGACCAAAATTCACAGTTACCTGATTTGATCTTATTGGATATTAACCTTCCAATTTTTACAGGGCATGATATATTACAACAAATAAAGGAAGATACTGATCTAAAGAAAATACCAGTTATTATGCTTACTACCTCCTCTAATCCGAAGGATATAAACAAAGCTTATGAGAACCATTGTAATAGTTATGTCGAAAAGCCTCTTGATATGGACGAATTTTTAAATGCAATATTGAAAATAGAAGAGTTTTGGTTGCAGTTATCGACTTTACCAAAATCATGA
- a CDS encoding helix-turn-helix domain-containing protein: protein MDIDIKIGEQLAHLRKSKGFTQEQLASILDLHEDYISKIERGLRSPSVKTLLLILDKLEVKYSYFFASLESN from the coding sequence GTGGATATTGACATAAAAATAGGAGAACAATTGGCACATTTAAGAAAATCAAAAGGCTTTACCCAAGAGCAATTGGCTTCTATTTTGGATTTACATGAAGACTATATTAGTAAAATAGAAAGAGGACTGAGGAGCCCATCCGTTAAAACTTTACTATTGATACTCGATAAATTAGAAGTGAAGTACTCTTATTTTTTTGCTTCTTTGGAGAGTAATTGA
- a CDS encoding metallophosphoesterase codes for MKIQFASDLHLEFIMNKAFIEKYPLQAEGDILILAGDIIPFNMMHVADNFFDYVSDNFEMTYWIPGNHEYYRSDINDRSGSFQEHIRDNVILLNNKSIQIGNYRIIFSTLWTYIGTQYANEIKHGMNDFRVIKDDGLSLRPKKYNQLHKDCLSFIQKELKDCNEDEKSIVITHHVPTKLNYPSKYKGSVLNEAFAVELRDFIMEFKPDYWIYGHHHSKIRDFPIGETKLMTNQLGYIDLQEHESFNREQLIF; via the coding sequence ATGAAAATCCAATTTGCCTCTGATCTCCATTTAGAATTCATAATGAATAAAGCCTTTATTGAGAAATATCCCTTGCAAGCTGAAGGTGATATTTTAATATTAGCAGGTGACATTATCCCTTTCAACATGATGCATGTTGCAGATAACTTTTTTGATTATGTTTCAGATAATTTTGAAATGACCTATTGGATTCCTGGCAATCATGAATATTACCGATCCGATATAAATGACAGAAGTGGGTCATTTCAGGAACATATCCGAGATAATGTTATTTTGCTAAATAATAAATCAATTCAAATAGGGAATTACAGAATCATATTTAGCACACTTTGGACTTATATTGGAACTCAATATGCAAATGAAATAAAGCATGGTATGAATGATTTTAGGGTGATTAAAGACGATGGATTAAGCCTTAGACCAAAAAAATATAATCAATTACATAAGGATTGTCTTTCATTTATTCAGAAAGAATTAAAAGATTGTAATGAAGATGAAAAATCAATCGTAATAACACATCATGTTCCTACTAAATTAAATTACCCATCAAAATACAAAGGCAGTGTATTGAACGAGGCCTTCGCAGTTGAATTGAGAGATTTTATAATGGAATTCAAACCTGATTATTGGATTTACGGACATCATCATTCTAAAATAAGAGATTTTCCAATTGGGGAAACTAAATTGATGACCAATCAATTAGGATATATTGATCTGCAAGAACATGAAAGTTTTAACAGGGAGCAGTTGATTTTTTAA
- a CDS encoding helix-turn-helix domain-containing protein, translating to MSKAYKLYSNTEILQRIGKALKDRRKFKGITQEELSFQTGYDRGTIVRLESTGKVSLVVLIEVSRYLDILDGVVDAIIDEELPLEGIKEMNKLFGKKK from the coding sequence ATGTCAAAGGCATACAAACTCTATTCAAATACAGAAATTCTTCAAAGAATCGGTAAAGCACTAAAAGACAGAAGAAAATTCAAGGGCATTACGCAGGAAGAACTCTCCTTTCAAACCGGCTATGATAGAGGAACAATAGTCCGCTTAGAATCAACTGGTAAAGTTTCCCTAGTGGTTTTAATTGAGGTTTCAAGATATTTAGATATACTAGATGGTGTAGTTGATGCTATAATAGATGAAGAACTTCCTTTAGAGGGGATTAAAGAAATGAATAAATTATTTGGGAAGAAAAAATAA
- a CDS encoding SMP-30/gluconolactonase/LRE family protein: MKITRKITLAFAIIIATIAISFMAIMYNSRAISPVAWNPPKMPKLEGVLAENELLKSTEQIDLDGWFGPEDIAVDNQGNLYAGVHISKTDFTDGRVLKIDPSGKVSVFANSESWVTGLHFDSNQNLIGGDLERGLISINQNGEIKTLASKDENGNKFLIPNDVDIAKDGNIYFTNTSSKVDFSNKHIWKILMESKPDGGLYRYNPQTEKVKTLINGTYFGNGVAVSENDDFVLMVETAKYRIIRYWLKGDKKGTKDVFIDNLPGFPNGISRRSDGSFWLGFSTKRNKSLDEIHPKPMAKKLVYGLPSILQPEAVPYGMIMHLSKNGEILKAYHDTTGEVVAEATSVEEHNGYLYFGGDVSPHISKYKLEK, translated from the coding sequence ATGAAAATCACAAGAAAAATAACGCTAGCGTTTGCCATAATAATTGCCACAATAGCAATATCCTTTATGGCTATTATGTATAATTCAAGAGCAATAAGTCCAGTAGCATGGAACCCTCCAAAAATGCCAAAACTTGAAGGAGTGCTTGCTGAAAATGAATTGTTAAAATCAACTGAACAGATAGATCTAGATGGTTGGTTTGGTCCAGAGGATATTGCAGTAGACAATCAAGGGAATTTGTATGCTGGAGTACATATTTCCAAAACAGACTTCACAGATGGTAGAGTTTTAAAAATTGATCCGTCAGGAAAAGTTTCTGTGTTTGCAAATTCAGAATCTTGGGTAACGGGATTACATTTTGATAGTAATCAAAATCTTATTGGTGGAGACTTAGAACGGGGCTTGATAAGCATTAACCAAAATGGTGAAATTAAAACTTTAGCTAGTAAAGATGAAAACGGAAACAAGTTCTTAATACCAAATGATGTTGATATTGCTAAAGACGGTAATATATATTTCACTAATACATCATCAAAAGTGGATTTTAGCAATAAGCATATCTGGAAAATATTAATGGAATCTAAACCAGATGGAGGACTTTACAGATACAATCCACAAACTGAAAAAGTAAAGACCCTGATTAATGGAACATATTTTGGAAACGGTGTTGCAGTTTCTGAAAATGATGATTTTGTTTTAATGGTTGAAACGGCAAAATATAGAATAATTAGATATTGGCTTAAAGGTGATAAAAAGGGAACTAAGGATGTATTTATAGATAATTTACCAGGGTTTCCAAATGGAATTTCAAGAAGATCTGACGGAAGTTTTTGGCTTGGATTTTCTACTAAAAGAAATAAATCACTAGATGAAATACATCCAAAACCTATGGCTAAAAAACTAGTTTATGGTCTCCCATCTATATTGCAACCAGAGGCGGTTCCTTATGGGATGATTATGCATTTGAGTAAGAATGGAGAAATTTTAAAAGCATATCACGACACAACGGGTGAGGTCGTAGCTGAAGCCACTTCAGTTGAAGAGCATAACGGCTATTTATATTTTGGTGGAGATGTATCTCCTCATATTTCCAAATATAAACTAGAAAAATAA